CCCCAATAGCCATCACTTGGTCAGCAGTTAAACCCAAATCTTCTACTAATTCTTTGAGAGCCGATGCCTTGCTGACTCCCTGAGGGAGAATTTCTAAAATATTATCTTGGCTACGAACAACATGAAAACTCTGACTAAGCTGATTTCTCACCGCACGTTCAAAGGCATCTAGCGCAGCTTTTTCTCCTAAGTACATGGCTTGAAAAATCAGGCGAGGAGTGTCCGACAGCTCTGCTAAGGAGACAGGCTTGACAATGGTAAATACCAAATCTCCATCTTCCTGCACAAGGTCTGGCACTTCTTCTTCAAGCACCAAATAATCGTTTTCCTCAGTTAAAGTCAGGTAAATATCTGGAAAACTTTGGCTTAGCTCTTCCAGCAATTCAATATCTGAAACCTTCAACATTTTTGAATGGCGTAATTGCCAGTCAGGACTACTATAAGTACTACAGCCATTATTGATAATGAGGAATTCCTCTTGTGTCAAACCTAATTGGTCAAAATAGGGTCTTGTCCCTGACTGAGGCCGGCCTGTGCATAAGACAATTTTTAAGCCTGACTGAGCT
The genomic region above belongs to Streptococcus pyogenes and contains:
- a CDS encoding Cof-type HAD-IIB family hydrolase encodes the protein MIQLIAIDLDGTLLNQDKQIPKENITAIQEAAQSGLKIVLCTGRPQSGTRPYFDQLGLTQEEFLIINNGCSTYSSPDWQLRHSKMLKVSDIELLEELSQSFPDIYLTLTEENDYLVLEEEVPDLVQEDGDLVFTIVKPVSLAELSDTPRLIFQAMYLGEKAALDAFERAVRNQLSQSFHVVRSQDNILEILPQGVSKASALKELVEDLGLTADQVMAIGDAPNDIEMLTYAGLGVAMENASAAIKPLADKVTLTNDMAGVAQAIRQFALVAQKD